Proteins encoded by one window of Lactobacillus paragasseri:
- a CDS encoding glycoside hydrolase family 13 protein, giving the protein MQLAALRHRTESEDCTVIDHSHVKIRLHTAKNDVKKVIVHYIDNYLPPADAATLEMKKAGSGQVNDYWTATLTAPYHRIKYTFEVIGNDGSHVIFGDRSIEKFSDEKLREDGLYFKVPYFHDIDRIKTPAWLKDIVWYQIFPERFANGDKSNDPVNVKPWNPEDHPGREDFYGGDLQGVLDHLDDLQKLGITGLYFCPIFKASSNHKYDTIDYLQVDPAFGDKDLFAKVVNEAHKRGMKVMLDAVFNHLGDQSMQWQDVVKNGANSRFKDWFHINSYPVEPYRDPSKGEKNPPYETFAFEKHMPKLNTANPEVQDFLLEIATYWVKYFDIDAWRLDVANEVDHHFWKRFHDELIKIKPDFYIVGEIWHSARPWLQGDQFTGVMNYPYTLQIEDHFFKHNLDAKELSEHLTDQLMMYPDIVDQAMMNMLDSHDTARILTLAKGNQDLALQAIAYEFAQPGIPCIYYGTEMGMSGDNDPDCRKPMDWSKLNGPVWKRVHELVKFRLKHRDTLNQGDIKLTVTENGLLKVERIGKETINAYYNTSAHDVKIDKKPALSQNYEDGILAPDGFLVEVKA; this is encoded by the coding sequence ATGCAACTAGCAGCTTTAAGACATAGAACTGAAAGCGAAGACTGTACTGTAATTGATCATTCGCACGTGAAAATTAGACTTCATACTGCTAAAAATGATGTAAAAAAAGTTATTGTTCACTATATTGATAATTATTTGCCACCTGCAGATGCAGCAACGCTAGAAATGAAAAAAGCAGGTAGCGGCCAAGTAAACGATTATTGGACAGCGACTTTAACAGCACCGTATCATCGAATTAAGTATACTTTTGAAGTTATTGGTAATGATGGCAGCCACGTTATTTTTGGTGATCGTAGTATTGAAAAATTTAGCGATGAGAAATTAAGAGAAGATGGCTTATATTTTAAAGTGCCATATTTTCATGATATTGATCGTATTAAAACGCCTGCTTGGCTCAAAGACATTGTTTGGTATCAAATTTTTCCAGAACGCTTTGCTAATGGAGATAAAAGCAATGATCCAGTTAACGTTAAGCCTTGGAATCCAGAGGATCATCCCGGCAGAGAAGACTTTTACGGTGGAGATTTGCAAGGAGTGTTAGATCATTTAGATGATTTACAAAAGTTAGGAATTACTGGCTTATATTTTTGTCCTATTTTTAAGGCAAGCTCTAATCACAAATATGACACCATTGATTACTTACAAGTTGATCCAGCTTTTGGCGATAAAGATTTATTTGCAAAAGTAGTTAATGAAGCCCACAAGCGCGGGATGAAAGTGATGTTAGATGCAGTTTTCAACCATCTTGGTGACCAATCAATGCAGTGGCAAGACGTGGTTAAAAATGGTGCCAACTCTCGCTTTAAAGACTGGTTCCATATTAATTCTTATCCTGTTGAACCTTACCGGGATCCAAGTAAGGGAGAAAAGAATCCGCCATATGAAACTTTTGCTTTTGAAAAGCACATGCCCAAATTAAATACTGCTAATCCAGAAGTACAAGATTTCTTATTAGAAATTGCAACTTATTGGGTAAAATATTTTGATATTGATGCTTGGCGCTTAGATGTAGCAAATGAAGTTGACCATCACTTTTGGAAGAGATTCCATGACGAATTAATTAAAATTAAGCCAGACTTCTATATTGTTGGCGAAATATGGCATTCAGCTCGCCCGTGGCTTCAAGGAGATCAATTTACGGGTGTAATGAATTATCCATATACTTTGCAAATTGAGGATCATTTCTTTAAGCACAACTTAGATGCTAAGGAACTTAGTGAACACTTAACTGATCAATTAATGATGTATCCAGATATTGTGGACCAAGCGATGATGAATATGCTTGATTCGCATGATACAGCTCGAATTTTGACTTTAGCAAAAGGTAATCAAGACTTAGCTTTGCAAGCGATAGCTTATGAATTTGCTCAACCCGGGATACCATGTATTTACTATGGGACAGAAATGGGGATGAGTGGCGATAACGATCCTGATTGTCGTAAGCCGATGGATTGGAGTAAGTTGAATGGACCAGTCTGGAAGAGAGTTCATGAATTAGTCAAATTCCGTTTAAAACATCGAGATACTTTAAATCAAGGTGACATTAAGTTAACGGTAACAGAAAATGGTCTACTAAAAGTTGAACGAATAGGAAAAGAAACAATAAATGCATACTATAATACCAGTGCTCATGATGTGAAAATTGATAAGAAACCAGCGCTTAGTCAAAACTATGAAGACGGTATTTTAGCGCCAGATGGCTTTTTGGTAGAAGTAAAAGCTTAA